In Citrus sinensis cultivar Valencia sweet orange chromosome 4, DVS_A1.0, whole genome shotgun sequence, one DNA window encodes the following:
- the LOC127901840 gene encoding LRR receptor-like serine/threonine-protein kinase EFR, which translates to MLSSISIFCCLATLSLSLLLHSHKTICANSNETDRLALLAIKSQLHDPLGVTSSWNNSMNLCQWTGVICGRRHQRVTRLDLRNQSIGGTLSPYVGNLSFLRYINLANNGFLGEIPPQIGRQDMLEGLVLSNNSFSGTIPTNLSRCSNLIELSVDTNYLVGEIPAAIGSLFKLERLFIFHNHITGQLPASIGNLSSLLAFDVRENILWGRIDSLVQLRNLLLLDIAFNHFSGTIPPPIFNISSLEVISLSENRFTGSLPVDTGVNLPNLRQLSPNGNNFTGSIPVSLSNASRLEMIEFSRNQFGGRVSVDFSRLKNLSWLNMGINNLGTGTANELDFINLLTNCSKLERLYFNRNRFEGELPHSVANLSSTIKQIAMGRNRISGTIPPEIRKLVSLNWLTIDRNQLTGTIPPEIGELKNLQLINLGGNILQGSIPSSLGHYTLLPSKLQ; encoded by the exons ATGCTTAGCTCCATTTCCATCTTTTGCTGCCTTGCTACTCTCAGCCTCAGCTTGTTGCTTCATTCTCATAAAACCATTTGTGCCAATTCAAACGAGACAGATCGTCTTGCATTGCTTGCTATCAAGTCACAGCTTCACGATCCACTAGGAGTTACAAGTTCATGGAATAATTCTATGAACTTGTGCCAATGGACAGGGGTGATTTGCGGTCGACGGCATCAAAGGGTAACCAGGTTAGATCTGAGAAACCAAAGCATAGGAGGTACTTTATCTCCTTATGTTGGGAATCTCAGCTTCCTCAGGTACATCAACCTTGCAAACAACGGCTTCCTTGGTGAAATCCCCCCTCAAATTGGCCGTCAGGACATGCTTGAAGGGCTGGTGCTGTCCAACAATTCTTTTTCGGGTACAATACCTACAAATTTGTCCCGTTGCTCTAACCTTATCGAACTTTCTGTCGATACCAACTACCTTGTCGGAGAAATTCCTGCAGCGATCGGCAGCTTGTTCAAGCTTGAGCGATTGTTCATTTTTCACAATCATATAACAGGGCAGCTCCCAGCTTCCATCGGGAATCTTTCATCTCTTCTTGCATTTGATGTTCGGGAGAATATTTTGTGGGGGAGAATTGACAGCCTAGTCCAACTAAGAAACTTACTTCTTCTCGACATAGCTTTTAATCACTTCTCTGGTACCATTCCTCCTCCAATTTTCAATATCTCTTCCCTTGAGGTGATTTCTCTCTCGGAAAATAGATTTACAGGTAGTTTACCAGTTGACACGGGGGTCAATCTTCCAAACCTTAGACAGCTTAGTCCTAATGGAAATAATTTCACTGGATCTATCCCAGTTTCATTGTCCAATGCTTCGCGTCTTGAAATGATTGAATTTTCCAGAAATCAATTCGGTGGAAGAGTCTCAGTTGATTTTAGTAGGCTTAAGAATCTGTCATGGCTAAATATGGGGATTAATAATTTGGGAACCGGGACAGCCAATGAACTTGATTTTATAAACCTTCTAACAAACTGTAGCAAATTGGAAAGGCTTTACTTTAACAGGAATAGATTTGAAGGAGAGCTGCCACACTCTGTAGCAAACCTCTCATCAACAATAAAGCAAATAGCGATGGGCAGAAACCGAATATCCGGCACCATACCTCCAGAGATAAGAAAGCTTGTCAGTCTAAATTGGTTGACAATCGATAGAAACCAATTAACTGGTACTATTCCTCCTGAAATTGGTGAGCTTAAAAACTTGCAATTAATAAACCTGGGTGGAAACATTTTACAGGGTAGCATTCCCTCATCTCTAG GGCATTATACCCTCCTCCCTAGCAAATTGCAATAG